The genomic segment GATGCGATGGGGAGCGGCGTGTGTTCCGTCATGGGCCGCCGCGCCTCCACGTCCGCGTACCCGAACCCGCGGCCCAGCACCACCCGCCCGTCCGCGACGACGGCGACGGAGAGGCCGGGGATGCGCACCGCCATCCGCAGCGAGTCGACGGTGGCGGAGAAGCGGGCGATCTCGTCTGCGGAGATTCGCATCCTGTGCTCGCGAGCTGTCGGAAGGGGCGATGGCGCTGACGGGTGCCGTCCCGCGGAGCAAGCGGCCAGCAGTGAAAACGCCCCCGCCGCCAGCATGGCTGACGCGAGGGCGTTCGGTCGAGTCGGAGACAAGATAGGAGTAGTCATGCGGTGACTACGCGGCGTGGAACCGTGAGGATTCGTCGACTCCCGCATCTTCCCGCATCTGTTCGGCCTGATTCCCCGACAGAAGCGTCCGAACAAGCGCCACCGGAACTTACGCTCGATCTGCACCTCGAAGCCACATCCGCCGGAGGACGGCGGGCCAGACACCAGATCGGTCAGCGGATGCGGCGGAAGGCTGCGGGGAGGTCGATGCGGCCTTCGTAGATGGCCTTGCCGATGACGGCGCCGGCGAGGGCGGCGCCGTTCGCGGCCGCGGCGGCGACGGCTTCCACGTCTTCCACGCCGCGCATGCCGCCGGAGACGATGACGTCGGCGCCGGAGAACTCCGCCAGCTTTGCGGAAAGCTCCAGGTTGGGCCCGGCGAACATGCCGTCGCGCTCGATATCGGTGTGGATGATGGTGCGGACGCCCAGGTCCGCCAGCGAGCGCGCCAGGTCGAAGAGATCGGCCGTGCTCTCCTCCGTCCACCCGCGCGCGGCGGGGCGGCGGCCGCGCGCGTCGAGGCCCACGGCGATGCGATCCGCGCCCCAGCGGTCGACGGCGGTGCGCACCAGCTCCGGCTTCTCGATGGCGGCCGTGCCGATGACGGCGCGGGCTACGCCGGCGTCCAGCACCTCGGCGAGGTCGCCTTCCGTGCGGAGGCCGCCGCCGGTCTGGACACGAAGGGAGGTGGACGCGACGAGATCGCGGATGAGCGGACGGTTGCTGCCGTCGCCGAACGCAGCATCCAGGTCGACGACGTGGACCCACGCGGCCCCCGCGTCCGCGAACTGGCGGATCACGGCGTGCGGATCGGTGCCGTAGACGGTCTCGCG from the Longimicrobiaceae bacterium genome contains:
- the hisA gene encoding 1-(5-phosphoribosyl)-5-[(5-phosphoribosylamino)methylideneamino]imidazole-4-carboxamide isomerase: MALGRRIDIFPAVDLRRGRCVRLEKGAADRETVYGTDPHAVIRQFADAGAAWVHVVDLDAAFGDGSNRPLIRDLVASTSLRVQTGGGLRTEGDLAEVLDAGVARAVIGTAAIEKPELVRTAVDRWGADRIAVGLDARGRRPAARGWTEESTADLFDLARSLADLGVRTIIHTDIERDGMFAGPNLELSAKLAEFSGADVIVSGGMRGVEDVEAVAAAAANGAALAGAVIGKAIYEGRIDLPAAFRRIR